A stretch of Tenrec ecaudatus isolate mTenEca1 chromosome 2, mTenEca1.hap1, whole genome shotgun sequence DNA encodes these proteins:
- the NUDT12 gene encoding NAD-capped RNA hydrolase NUDT12, whose amino-acid sequence MSSIKRNPKKEIISQFHCWAAEGDIAKLTLTLSHSPSLLNETSENGWTALMYAARNGHPDAVQFLLEKGCDRSIVNKSKQTALDIAKFWGYKHIANLLANAKGGKKPWFLTNEVEECENYFSRTLLDRRSEKRNDSDWLLAKESHPSTVYLLFSDLNPLVTLGGNKEHFQQPEVRLCQLNHTDIKDYLIQREKVTLIFLGVELEIRKELLNYAGELPKEEEDGLVAWFALGIDPIAAEEFKQRHENCYFLHPPMPALLQLKEKEAGVVAQARSVLAWHSRYKFCPTCGSATKIEEGGYKRVCLKDNCPSLQGVHNTSYPRVDPVVIMQVIHPDGTKCLLGRQKRFPPDMFTCLAGFIEPGETIEDAVRREVEEESGVKVGHVQYVSCQPWPMPSSLMIGCLAVAVSTEIKVDKNEIEDARWFTREQVVDVLTKGKQQAFFVPPSRAIAHQLIKHWIGMNANL is encoded by the exons ATGTCTTCAataaaaagaaatccaaagaAGGAAATAATTTCCCAGTTTCACTGTTGGGCAGCTGAAGGCGACATTGCCAAGTTGACACTCACACTCAGTCATTCTCCATCTCTCCTCAACGAAACGTCTGAAAATGGCTGGACAGCCTTGATGTATGCGGCAAGGAATGGGCACCCGGATGCTGTCCAGTTTctacttgagaaagg GTGTGACAGGTCTATTGTCAATAAATCAAAGCAGACTGCACTGGATATTGCTAAATTCTGGGGTTACAAGCATATAGCTAACTTATTAGCTAATGCTAAAGGTGGAAAGAAGCCTTGGTTCTTAACCAATGAAGTggaagaatgtgaaaattattttaGCAGGACACTACTGGACCGGCGAAGTGAAAAAAGAAATGATTCTGACTGGCTGCTAGCTAAGGAAAGCCATCCCTCCACAGTTTATCTCCTTTTCTCAGATTTAAATCCTTTAGTTACTCTCGGTGGCAATAAAGAACATTTCCAGCAGCCAGAAGTCAGGCTCTGCCAACTGAACCACACAGACATCAAGGATTATTTGATCCAGCGCGAGAAGGTCACCTTAATTTTCCTTGGAGTAGAACTTGAAATAAGAAAAGAGTTACTGAATTACGCTGGGGAACTCccaaaagaagaggaagatgggTTGGTCGCCTGGTTTGCTCTGGGTATTGACCCTATTGCTGCTGAAGAATTTAAGCAAAGGCATGAAAATTGTTACTTTCTTCACCCTCCAATGCCAGCACTTTTACAACTCAAGGAAAAGGAAGCTG GAGTAGTTGCTCAAGCAAGATCTGTTCTTGCCTGGCACAGTCGATATAAGTTCTGCCCAACTTGTGGAAGTGCAACTAAGATCGAAGAAGGCGGCTATAAAAGAGTGTGCTTAAAAGACAACTGCCCGAGCCTCCAGGGTGTGCACAACACATCCTATCCAAGAGTCG ATCCCGTAGTGATCATGCAAGTTATTCATCCAGATGGAACCAAATGTCTTTTAGGCAGACAGAAAAGATTTCCCCCAGACATGTTTACTTGCCTTGCTGGATTTATTGAACCTG GGGAGACAATCGAAGATGCTGTGAGAAGAGAAGTAGAAGAGGAGAGCGGAGTGAAAGTCGGCCATGTTCAGTATGTCTCTTGTCAGCCGTGGCCAATGCCCTCCTCCTTGATGATTGGTTGCTTAGCTGTGGCAGTGTCTACAGAAATTAAAGTTGACAAGAACGAAATAGAGGATGCCCGCTGGTTCACAAGAGAACAG GTCGTGGATGTCCTGACCAAAGGGAAGCAGCAAGCGTTCTTCGTGCCACCGAGCCGAGCAATTGCGCATCAGTTAATCAAACACTGGATAGGAATGAATGCCAATCTCTAA